Proteins encoded in a region of the Opitutales bacterium genome:
- a CDS encoding aminotransferase class V-fold PLP-dependent enzyme, with amino-acid sequence MPDRRDFLKTLTGAAATALICQEALADMKSALNEQGRGRSTAELVKDESFWVPIQRAFDLPPDFINLEHGYFSMMPTSTLETFLDYSTALNTKASYFMRNERLDMLNAVRVRLADFGGCGADEVAITRNTTESMNIVIQGLDLKSGDEVIVGDQDYGSMVEALRFREVHDGIVIKRVEVPLDPESDEEIVSAYRAAITPKTRLLHVTHLINITGHVLPVRKVADMAHERGIDVLCDSAHAFAHVMFAIDDLGVDFMGTSLHKWLCTPLGLGMLYVKKSRIKDVKPLIGRVREPEDIRKLDTLGTQPYAAQQSIPAAIDFHEAIGSELKQERLRYLRNRWLGQVTDHPQIRFNSPRSHARTCAIGNVGIHGMSPRELGDRLWDDYRIFTAPIGHSRVPGVRVSPHLCTRVEEIDQFAAAMLEIAEG; translated from the coding sequence ATGCCCGATCGCCGTGATTTTCTGAAAACTCTGACAGGAGCCGCTGCTACGGCTCTAATTTGCCAAGAAGCCCTGGCCGACATGAAGTCAGCTCTCAATGAACAGGGGAGAGGCCGATCCACGGCAGAACTGGTAAAAGATGAGTCCTTTTGGGTCCCTATCCAGCGGGCGTTTGATCTGCCCCCGGACTTCATCAATCTAGAGCATGGTTATTTCTCGATGATGCCAACGTCCACCTTGGAGACGTTTCTCGATTATTCCACAGCGCTCAATACAAAGGCATCTTACTTTATGCGTAACGAGCGTCTCGATATGCTGAATGCGGTGCGCGTACGGCTGGCGGATTTCGGAGGTTGCGGAGCGGATGAAGTAGCTATCACACGCAATACCACCGAATCGATGAATATCGTAATCCAAGGACTGGATTTAAAATCTGGTGATGAGGTAATTGTAGGGGATCAAGACTACGGTAGCATGGTCGAGGCGCTCAGATTTCGCGAGGTGCATGATGGCATCGTAATTAAGCGAGTCGAAGTTCCTTTAGATCCGGAAAGTGACGAGGAAATTGTCTCGGCCTATCGAGCTGCAATCACCCCAAAGACACGTCTTCTCCATGTGACACATCTCATCAATATTACGGGCCATGTCTTACCCGTTCGCAAAGTGGCGGATATGGCTCATGAGCGCGGTATCGATGTTCTCTGCGATTCTGCTCACGCTTTCGCCCATGTAATGTTTGCAATTGATGATCTCGGCGTCGACTTCATGGGCACGAGTCTGCATAAATGGCTCTGTACGCCGCTCGGATTAGGCATGCTTTACGTGAAGAAGTCGCGAATCAAAGATGTGAAGCCACTCATCGGCCGAGTGCGTGAGCCGGAAGACATACGCAAGCTAGATACATTGGGGACACAGCCCTATGCGGCGCAACAGAGCATCCCGGCTGCAATCGATTTTCATGAAGCGATTGGTTCTGAGCTCAAACAGGAACGCCTGCGATATTTACGCAATCGCTGGTTAGGTCAGGTTACTGATCATCCACAGATTCGTTTCAATTCACCCCGTAGCCACGCGCGGACATGTGCCATTGGAAATGTGGGTATCCATGGGATGAGCCCGCGTGAACTGGGCGACAGACTCTGGGATGACTACCGAATCTTTACGGCGCCAATTGGTCACTCACGGGTTCCCGGAGTCCGTGTGTCTCCCCATCTGTGTACCCGTGTCGAAGAGATTGACCAATTCGCAGCAGCGATGCTTGAAATAGCGGAGGGGTAG
- a CDS encoding riboflavin synthase subunit alpha produces the protein MFTGIVTATFEIAEIWRGAASATFVIPFDADHLQDLAIGASVAVNGTCLTVVTIEEHQVTFDISEETLRLTNLGSLIEGNRVNIERSAKAGAEIGGHPMSGHVDDLACVVGVTRDAENCEIRIQLPEGFGKYVFNKGYVGLNGCSLTVGALDKSMGQFSVYLIPETLRQTTFDQIKAGDTLNLEIDRQTQIMVDTVFAAVDAALAERR, from the coding sequence ATGTTTACGGGTATTGTAACCGCTACATTCGAGATAGCAGAAATCTGGCGTGGCGCAGCGTCGGCGACCTTTGTCATTCCATTTGATGCTGATCACCTGCAAGATTTGGCAATTGGCGCCAGCGTTGCCGTCAACGGCACATGCCTGACCGTGGTTACCATCGAAGAGCATCAGGTGACCTTCGACATCTCTGAAGAAACACTACGCCTGACAAATCTAGGCAGCCTCATTGAAGGCAACCGGGTAAATATTGAACGCTCCGCCAAAGCTGGTGCGGAGATCGGTGGTCACCCTATGAGCGGACATGTAGATGATCTTGCCTGCGTGGTCGGCGTGACACGCGATGCAGAAAACTGCGAAATTCGTATCCAACTGCCCGAGGGCTTTGGCAAGTATGTCTTCAACAAAGGTTATGTCGGGCTCAACGGCTGTAGCCTGACCGTGGGTGCGCTCGACAAAAGTATGGGGCAGTTCAGCGTCTACCTCATCCCCGAGACCTTGAGGCAAACTACTTTCGATCAGATCAAAGCGGGCGACACGCTCAATCTTGAAATCGACCGACAAACTCAGATCATGGTGGATACTGTCTTCGCCGCCGTGGATGCCGCATTGGCTGAGCGACGATAG
- a CDS encoding SDR family oxidoreductase has protein sequence MPHIFSLKEQTIVVTGATGALAGATAQHLVSEGAHVVFVSRTQSNIDEAVSACIGLKGTATGFACDVTDSASVTELRDEVLAKFGRIDGLVNGAGGNKPGAVVGPDASIFDLDIADYNKVLELNLQGTLIPSLVFAEAMVKQGKGSIVNFSSMAARPVITRVLGYSNAKAAIDNQTKWLAVELAKRHGEGVRVNAVAPGFFVGEQNRALLLNPDGSLTDRGQRIVEKTPMGRFGASEEVVGAVHYLLSDAARFVTGDVLAIDGGFSAFSGV, from the coding sequence ATGCCCCACATTTTTTCTCTCAAAGAACAAACAATCGTCGTTACCGGAGCGACCGGAGCACTCGCTGGTGCGACCGCTCAACATCTCGTCTCGGAGGGAGCGCATGTCGTCTTCGTTAGTCGCACACAAAGCAATATCGACGAAGCCGTGTCGGCATGCATAGGACTTAAGGGCACGGCTACAGGATTTGCGTGTGACGTGACAGACTCGGCATCAGTCACAGAGCTTAGGGATGAAGTGTTGGCAAAATTTGGCCGAATTGACGGCCTGGTCAACGGAGCTGGAGGCAACAAGCCCGGTGCTGTAGTCGGGCCAGATGCCTCAATTTTCGATCTGGATATCGCGGATTATAACAAAGTCCTGGAATTGAATCTCCAGGGGACTCTCATACCGAGTCTCGTCTTTGCAGAGGCGATGGTAAAGCAGGGTAAAGGATCTATAGTGAACTTTTCATCGATGGCAGCTCGTCCCGTCATCACGCGTGTGCTGGGCTATTCGAATGCTAAAGCGGCCATCGACAATCAAACTAAGTGGCTAGCTGTCGAGCTGGCAAAGCGCCATGGCGAAGGTGTCCGCGTAAATGCCGTGGCTCCTGGTTTTTTTGTGGGAGAGCAAAATCGTGCGCTGCTCCTGAATCCTGACGGTTCGCTAACAGATCGGGGGCAGCGCATTGTTGAAAAGACTCCAATGGGACGCTTTGGGGCGTCGGAAGAAGTGGTGGGTGCCGTTCATTATTTGCTTTCTGACGCTGCTCGTTTTGTGACCGGTGACGTGCTGGCAATTGACGGAGGATTCTCGGCATTTAGTGGTGTGTGA